The following proteins are encoded in a genomic region of Gossypium hirsutum isolate 1008001.06 chromosome D05, Gossypium_hirsutum_v2.1, whole genome shotgun sequence:
- the LOC107905124 gene encoding uncharacterized protein, with amino-acid sequence MERSTPVRKPHTSTADLLTWSETPNTDSPASASRSTRPYQPSDGIRKVVFGGQVTDEEFESLNKRKPCSGYKMKEMTGSGIFAANGENDELEPGSANSIPNGKTGLRMYQQALAGISHISFAEEESISPKKPTTLTEVAKQRELSGTLESEEAKLTKQLSDAKCKELNGHDIFAPPPEILPRTTTVRALALKDNFDMREPDMHNPAGGNMSSEEDVVKTAKKIYDKKFAELSGNDIFKGDIPPGSAEKPLSVAKLQEMSGSNIFADGKVESRDYFGGVRKPPGGESSIALV; translated from the exons ATGGAGAGGAGCACTCCAGTGAGGAAACCACACACTTCCACAGCAGATCTGCTCACTTGGTCCGAAACTCCAAACACCGATTCCCCCGCCTCCGCCTCGCGCTCCACCCGCCCTTACCAG CCGTCGGATGGGATCAGGAAAGTGGTGTTTGGAGGTCAAGTGACAGATGAAGAATTTGAAAGTTTAAACAAACG GAAACCTTGTTCTGGATATAAAATGAAGGAGATGACCGGTAGTGGTATTTTTGCAGCCAACGGTGAAAATGATGAGTTAGAACCAGGTAGTGCCAATTCCATTCCGAACGGCAAAACAGGACTTAGGATGTACCAG CAAGCCTTAGCTGGAATCAGTCACATCTCATTTGCTGAGGAAGAAAGTATTTCCCCCAAAAAGCCAACTACTCTTACCGAGGTAGCGAAGCAGCGTGAGCTAAGTGGAACATTGGAAAGTGAGGAAGCAAAGTTGACGAAGCAGCTCTCTGATGCAAAGTGCAAGGAGCTTAACGGACATGACATCTTCGCGCCTCCACCTGAAATTTTGCCCAGGACGACAACCGTACGTGCATTGGCATTGAAGGATAATTTTGACATGAGAGAACCTGATATGCATAAT CCTGCTGGAGGTAACATGTCAAGTGAGGAGGACGTGGTTAAGACAGCAAAGAAAATTTATGATAAGAAGTTTGCTGAGCTTTCAGGAAATGACATATTTAAGGGTGATATTCCACCAGGTTCTGCAGAGAAACCGCTCAGCGTGGCAAAACTGCAAGAGATGAGCGGCAGCAACATCTTCGCTGATGGGAAGGTAGAGTCTCGAGACTACTTCGGTGGTGTACGCAAACCCCCAGGCGGCGAAAGCAGCATTGCTTTGGTTTAA